The Chiroxiphia lanceolata isolate bChiLan1 chromosome 3, bChiLan1.pri, whole genome shotgun sequence DNA segment ACTGGAATCTATGCTATTATTGCGAACCTTTCTTGACATTGATGAATCAATCCTTTATAAgggaaagttatttttatgctaaaaccagttaaaaattacctttttgcCCAATTCTGTGAGAATACCAGGAGGGCatgatgaagaagaaatattatgTGCATTGGTAGGTCTGCCTTAGCACTGGAATTGAACCCTATTCATCTACACACTTATTAGAaacaatttctgtattttcagagaacttaatttttgctgaaatatgCTTTTGCACCATcacttagcttttttttctgtagaagcTTCAGAGTTTGACAAAATTCTgttaagaacattttaaaagaaagagctACCCCAGCAAGGGATGACGGTGGAAAAATGTGCTTGAAATTGTTATTGTGGGATGTTCTCCTCTAAGGAGAGCAGAGATGTGAAGACAATTTTTTCATGCCTTGTTCCACTGGCCTAGCCAACAGTTTTACTCATCTACTCTACTGCAATGTGtaacatttgcaaaaaaatgtaatagTTGTTTAGAAACAGTGGAAAATATTCCAGTGTGGAAAAATTATTCTAGGTTTCAGAAACCCATATGAACTGGAACTTGTTTCCCATGCTCTAATGGTGATGAAATGGAGAGCTGCAACCTCTCTCATGTGAACTCCTGCactgatgttaaaaaaataaccaccggtaaaaatctgtatttagcTGAGGGAATATAGAAAGTTTCCTCAAGGAAAGCTGTGAAACAGAGAAGCTTGACAAACAACTCTTGTTAGGAACTGGTAGGGAAGAATAGTTtagctttcttttatttttcccaatcACTTTGTAGTGACTGATAATTTCTATGGGTGTTTGAGAAATTGCTCTTTTTAGCAGATTGTCACTTTCTTGCAGGTTGGAAAATGAAGTCATGTATTGTCACGCTACAAACCCAGTCACCAGTCTTTCACTATTTCCTACGCATACAACTTAAATTCTGAAGCactatttattatttccttctAAAACTCCCAAATAAATTGCTTTGTCTGCAGTGCAGGCTTTGTCTGCATTCCAGTCCTATTTGCATGAggacttgaaaataaaactggcTCTTGGGGAGGAAATTGTTCCAGATGGATACAATTGCCTGACAAAAACTTCCTGGCTCcacagtgtttttccttttctgtggctttttttttcgtccgctgctttgtttctttgtctcaGAATTTATTTGTGTTACAAAGCAGTGAGCAGAACTGTATTACACAAATATtgtaaaatgtaataaaatctCAGCTTTGCGTGTTCTGCTTGCTTTATAttagtatttcttctttcctttatgCAGGACAAAAATATGCTCACATCTGGCATCACGAATATGAGGAACACAAACATAAACACATTATGTAGGCAGTCACAAGTATGtcaaaaatcttattttccagTATCTTTCTACTGTTAGTGACCTAAGATTTCAATGTGGTTATCACACTCTCCTATATTGTACAATGTGCATTCATTACAATAGTTTAAAATAAGAGAGTATAGCATGAATTTTTTATTGGAACAGACCTCTTTAATGAAATGACATCTGTTAAATCAGCCTCCTAAACAATTCAGtcatttttatctctttagAGCTATCTCCGTTCAGGAAGAAAGCTTtaagttttctggttttattgaCACTACCCCTCAGGAAGTATGTGGGGCCCCTCAGGAAGTATGCAACAGCTCAAACTGAACTGAAAGATGGATTGTATTTTGCAAGGCTGCACTTTGCCAAAACACTGTTTACATGAAACCACTGGTTTTAACATAACATCTGACATTAAGATCTTTCACAGATAAATCATAGCAGCAATACAGTTTGCATAATGCtctttatttataatttttcttaccTGGGACTGTGCTTGAAGTGTTCGTCTTAGTTCATCACTCTCTGAAACGGGCATGGAGCTTTTGCCACAGGCTACCATGTGTAACTCTCCAAAGcacttttcagattttctgttgCAAACAACCTTTAAGTAGGCAGGAGTGTCCAAGCCACTCATGGCACATTCGTAAAAAGTCCCGTTGAGCAAAGCCACAGAAAGCCACATCACTGGGGCAACCAGGGCATTTAAAGTGATTTGTCCAAAGACGTAAAAGAAATGGCAGACATTCCCTCTCGGGAATATTTTCCTGGGATTCACCCAGAAGCCTGTAAAGAGTTTCCAGGTCTTGTTGTTCAAGAAGTATCCAATAACTAGCAAAACAAGagctggggagaagagaaaTACCAAACCGTACCTGAGGTTTTCACCGCTGCAAGGGCATCTGAAAGCAACAAGAGAAAACACACGTTCACCTCCCATTGTCAGCAGTGCCATAAAACTGTAACCTATAGCAGTTTTCCGGTCGATGAAGAACTTTAGGATTGTTTGGAAAGCATCCATGTCTGATACTCACTAAGGAGGTAAAAACCAAGACAGTTTATCTTCGCAGCAGTTTGCAGCAGGGGAGAGCTCTCCCGAGGACGAGCAGCCCGCTGCTGGCCCGCCTGCCCACGCACTGCCGAGATAACGCCGTCATGTCACTGCCTGCAGAACGGACCCTGCCGCCAGCAGAGCAGATGTTGCACATTTACAGTAACATTCAGCGGTAGTAGAAAGCAAGCAAGCAGTGCTCTAAGTAATCAAATAAGTTTGCAGTCTTGACAGCCGTGTTCTTGgtgggttatttttatttttgtgactGCAGATGGAGATCAGAGTAAAAACACACACCAGTTGCAGGAGATCTTGAGCTGTGATGGTAAAAGTTGTGGCAATGTAGTGAAGGACCTAATACAAAGGCTAATGGTCCCAGGGGAGTATAACATGACGGAAAGCAGACTAAAAGCAAACGAGTGATAATGGTGAAACCACTTTGTATGGGATTGTAAATGTAGCAACATCAAAGACAGAACAGACAGCCTTCTGTTGTGTTTCCCTGGAGCATCATGTAACTCTGGTTTTGCATTGCTGGCTCAAGCTGAacacagaaaaggcaaatctAGTTTGATTTCTAGCCTCTCTGACCCCTCCCCCTATTTTCCTGGAGCAAAATTAGTGTACAAGATGTTGCATTCTAAAGTTACAGCTCTGGTTTGTATATAGGAGATTCAGGCAACAGGGTTTCATCCTTTTGCAGGTTGCTTTCAAGACGTACCTTGGGGTCACCCCTAGTGTGAGTTGCAGTAGTGCTGCAGGAAATGAATTCTCCTTAATCCTGGACAAAAACCCACTAGTGGACTTTgtggaggagctgccagcagaaCGAGCATCACTTTGCTACTGTAACCTCCTCTGTGGGGTGATTAGAGGTGCCTTGGAAATGGTAAGGAAGTGCACATCTGTTTTCACTATTCTTTGTTAATTCACAGAGGCACAGGAAAGCAAACCAACCTGCTCAggtaaatgaaaatacagtattGTTTAAGCACTCAGATTAAATGTCTATATCTAAATAAAAGAGGGCCAAACTGACCCTGGATCCTGAGGTAGAGAAACACACAGATTGGCTCACCTCCACGCTGTCTCTGCCTGGCTCTTCAGTGACTGACTTGGGTGCAAAAGCCAGGAGGGATTGGGGAGCCAGCTGACACGTAATATGGAGAGCCATGGGGGCATGCTGGGTTCCTCCACTGCTGCTTGAGCCTATAGCACTTTCTTCCACAGCTGTAGCCAGTAATACTCACCCCAGATTCAAATATATGCAGATAGGTAATATTCTCAGGTTACTGCAGCACCTGCTGAAAGGGAGAACAAAATGTGGATAAATATAATGTAAATCAAAGCATCAGAAGTGT contains these protein-coding regions:
- the CALHM5 gene encoding calcium homeostasis modulator protein 5; protein product: MDAFQTILKFFIDRKTAIGYSFMALLTMGGERVFSLVAFRCPCSGENLRYGLVFLFSPALVLLVIGYFLNNKTWKLFTGFWVNPRKIFPRGNVCHFFYVFGQITLNALVAPVMWLSVALLNGTFYECAMSGLDTPAYLKVVCNRKSEKCFGELHMVACGKSSMPVSESDELRRTLQAQSQILGWCVIVTTALLSLLATCCASCQSKVSHLQQMFGRVYERTEKEQLEYIFQLYATKLSERNLKCFFENKEPEPISLPAFQAWEDASQLYSFSSSKQHYSTIHKLVEEGQKGTSEERETTLDFVERREIP